A single window of uncultured Pseudodesulfovibrio sp. DNA harbors:
- a CDS encoding cupin domain-containing protein has protein sequence MKKTELFNEHGFKDLTFSNFLVHESEFMKVINFNFRAGQQLPVHSHELEGELTLTILEGEGEFLAADGATMPAHTGDILVSEIAEPHGVRATTDMRVLVTIAPPI, from the coding sequence ATGAAGAAGACTGAATTATTCAATGAACATGGTTTTAAGGACTTGACGTTTTCCAATTTCTTGGTGCACGAATCAGAATTCATGAAGGTGATTAATTTCAACTTTCGGGCCGGGCAGCAACTTCCTGTGCATTCCCATGAGTTGGAAGGAGAGTTGACCTTGACGATCCTTGAAGGCGAAGGCGAATTTCTTGCAGCGGATGGCGCGACCATGCCTGCCCATACCGGTGATATACTGGTGTCGGAAATTGCAGAACCCCACGGCGTGAGGGCTACGACCGACATGCGTGTTCTTGTAACCATAGCTCCTCCTATTTAA
- the glyS gene encoding glycine--tRNA ligase subunit beta, whose translation MAEFILEIGTEEMPARFVPKLAAELEGVFAKSLDEAMVENGGVKCYATPRRITAHVASIALKQHQEEETVTGPPTRIAYDADGNLTKAGQGFAKTQGVSEDALFKMETGKGEYLAAKKTVGGGNTADILPEICIKGIESLSFPKKMHWGDYDFTFGRPLRWLLALLDDQVVEFTVENLTTGRETRGHRVMGHGPHVVNSTADYFSVIKNDCKVVIDPEERKKTIIAEGDRLAKELGGEIVWQDGLLEEVANLVEYPKPLIGDIDALYLELPREVLLTSMQSHQKSFGVQGPDGKLMPHFLTTLNIEPLDVALVKKGWERVLKARLEDARFFWEADCKVEFETWLDKLENVVFLGPLGSVGDKSRRIETLCGKLAEVLGESKSIMPGEIEKYAMAGRLAKGDLVSEMVIEFDSLQGKMGGIYAERAGKGDIVSQGIYEQYLPAGPDTPVPSSLAGALVSMADKVDTMAGCFGLGKVPTGANDPYALRRCALGISRIIMEHELDVDLDVLLREAQGAYADVKWKVEQPEAFVKLKDFFGQRLRALFIGHGFETRVVDAALGAGFNDIRILKARLKALSEFSKEADFEQAVLTFKRASNIIRKQGDEAGQTLTGSYDADLFEGEHEQAFGSKLEEIAPRFDDLWESGEFGGLFGLLGELRPSVDGFFDNVMVMCDDADIRLNRLNLLKALVDRLSRLADFNALQV comes from the coding sequence ATGGCCGAATTCATTCTGGAAATCGGAACAGAGGAAATGCCAGCCCGTTTCGTACCCAAGCTGGCTGCCGAATTGGAAGGCGTCTTTGCCAAGTCTCTTGATGAGGCTATGGTCGAGAATGGGGGCGTGAAATGTTACGCCACTCCGCGTCGTATCACCGCACATGTCGCATCCATTGCCCTGAAACAACATCAGGAAGAGGAAACTGTGACAGGACCGCCGACGCGTATCGCTTATGATGCAGACGGCAATCTGACCAAAGCCGGACAGGGGTTTGCCAAAACCCAGGGCGTGTCTGAAGATGCCTTGTTCAAGATGGAAACCGGCAAGGGTGAATATTTGGCCGCCAAGAAAACTGTCGGTGGTGGCAATACCGCCGATATTTTGCCTGAGATTTGTATTAAAGGGATTGAATCCCTTTCTTTTCCGAAGAAAATGCATTGGGGCGATTATGATTTTACCTTTGGTCGTCCCTTGCGGTGGCTTTTGGCTCTGCTGGATGATCAGGTTGTTGAATTCACCGTGGAAAACTTGACCACCGGACGAGAAACGCGTGGGCATCGAGTAATGGGGCATGGTCCTCATGTGGTGAATTCCACTGCCGATTATTTTTCTGTCATCAAGAATGATTGCAAGGTTGTAATCGACCCGGAAGAACGGAAGAAGACCATCATTGCAGAGGGCGATCGTTTGGCCAAGGAGCTTGGCGGGGAAATCGTCTGGCAAGACGGATTGCTTGAAGAAGTTGCTAATCTCGTCGAGTACCCCAAGCCGCTCATTGGTGACATTGACGCCTTGTATCTTGAATTGCCGCGCGAGGTATTGTTGACGTCCATGCAGTCACACCAGAAAAGTTTTGGAGTGCAAGGACCGGATGGCAAATTGATGCCGCATTTCCTGACGACTTTGAACATTGAGCCGCTGGATGTGGCCTTGGTCAAGAAAGGATGGGAACGTGTGCTCAAGGCCCGCCTGGAAGACGCGCGCTTCTTCTGGGAAGCCGATTGCAAGGTTGAATTCGAGACATGGTTGGACAAGCTGGAAAACGTTGTTTTTCTCGGTCCCCTCGGTTCCGTAGGCGACAAGTCCCGTCGTATCGAAACCCTGTGTGGCAAACTGGCTGAAGTTCTTGGTGAGTCCAAGTCTATAATGCCTGGTGAAATTGAAAAGTATGCCATGGCCGGTCGTTTGGCCAAGGGCGACCTCGTGTCGGAAATGGTCATCGAGTTCGACAGCCTGCAAGGCAAAATGGGTGGCATATACGCTGAACGTGCCGGAAAGGGCGATATCGTGTCTCAGGGAATCTATGAGCAATATCTCCCGGCTGGCCCGGACACTCCGGTGCCGTCCAGTCTGGCGGGTGCACTCGTGTCCATGGCAGACAAAGTGGATACCATGGCCGGTTGTTTCGGTTTGGGTAAGGTGCCTACTGGCGCCAATGACCCCTACGCCCTCAGGCGTTGCGCTCTCGGCATTTCCCGCATCATTATGGAACATGAGCTTGATGTGGACCTTGATGTGCTTCTCCGCGAAGCTCAGGGAGCCTATGCTGATGTTAAATGGAAGGTTGAACAACCGGAAGCTTTTGTTAAGCTCAAGGATTTCTTTGGACAGCGCCTCAGAGCTTTGTTTATCGGACACGGTTTTGAAACCCGTGTGGTTGATGCCGCTTTGGGGGCCGGATTTAATGACATCCGTATATTGAAGGCCCGTTTGAAGGCGTTGAGCGAGTTTAGTAAAGAAGCTGATTTCGAGCAGGCTGTGCTCACATTTAAACGTGCTTCAAATATTATTCGTAAGCAAGGGGATGAAGCAGGGCAGACCCTGACTGGTTCCTATGATGCGGATTTGTTTGAAGGTGAGCATGAACAGGCTTTCGGCAGCAAGCTGGAAGAGATCGCACCTCGTTTCGATGATCTGTGGGAAAGTGGTGAGTTCGGTGGGTTGTTCGGACTTCTCGGAGAGTTACGTCCTTCTGTGGATGGTTTCTTCGACAACGTTATGGTTATGTGCGATGATGCGGATATCCGATTGAATCGGTTGAATCTGTTGAAAGCACTGGTTGACCGTTTGAGTCGTTTGGCTGATTTTAACGCATTGCAAGTCTAG
- a CDS encoding Crp/Fnr family transcriptional regulator, which yields MDKLAAVKAIAFFEGLPEEKFTKLADIAVIKKFKKGETLFLGDVPAHGFFAPVIGRVKIFRTSPAGKEQILHIFGPGEAVGEVPVFQGGTFPANGQALEKLETLFFPRNDFERIIREDPDLAMKMMAMLSQRLRILVNKIDDLSLKETPARVASYLLLLRSSQESASFKLDLPKGQIAHYLGTIQETLSRIFKRFAEDEIIKVSGKEITILDEIALQEIADQGR from the coding sequence ATGGATAAACTTGCAGCAGTCAAAGCCATAGCCTTCTTCGAAGGACTCCCCGAAGAAAAATTCACCAAGCTTGCAGATATTGCCGTTATAAAAAAGTTCAAGAAGGGAGAGACCTTGTTCCTTGGCGATGTGCCAGCCCACGGATTCTTTGCGCCTGTCATTGGCAGGGTAAAAATTTTTCGAACATCCCCGGCTGGCAAGGAACAAATACTTCACATTTTTGGCCCGGGTGAAGCTGTGGGCGAGGTGCCGGTTTTTCAAGGTGGTACATTCCCGGCAAATGGCCAGGCTTTGGAAAAACTGGAAACATTGTTTTTCCCACGCAACGATTTTGAACGCATTATTCGAGAGGACCCGGATTTAGCCATGAAAATGATGGCCATGCTCTCTCAACGTCTTCGTATTCTGGTCAACAAAATTGATGACTTGAGCCTCAAGGAAACACCTGCACGAGTTGCGTCGTACCTACTCCTGCTGCGCTCATCACAGGAATCAGCATCCTTCAAGCTTGACCTCCCAAAAGGACAGATCGCACACTATCTCGGCACAATACAAGAAACATTATCCCGCATTTTCAAACGCTTTGCCGAAGATGAAATCATAAAAGTCAGCGGCAAGGAAATAACTATTCTGGATGAAATCGCTCTTCAGGAAATAGCTGACCAAGGACGATAA
- a CDS encoding NAD(P)/FAD-dependent oxidoreductase, with translation MAQRETPKGAILQRDKKTYAIVPRTPVGLVTPDVLEALARVGRKFEIPIMKITSGQRIALVGLEEEQVDEVWEDLKMDIGPAVGLCVHYVQACPGTEVCKLGIRDSLGLGMELEEMFVGKELPAKLKVGVSGCPMCCAESYVRDVGLIGKPKGWTMVVGGNASGRPRIADVLAEELTRQEAVELVKRFLDYYRDNAGKRSRSARLLNKVGIDEVKKAIL, from the coding sequence ATGGCTCAGAGAGAGACACCCAAGGGCGCGATACTTCAGCGTGACAAAAAGACCTATGCGATTGTTCCTAGAACGCCCGTAGGATTGGTCACGCCAGATGTCCTTGAAGCCCTGGCCCGGGTCGGTCGGAAATTTGAAATTCCGATTATGAAGATCACATCGGGGCAGCGAATTGCTCTTGTTGGTCTTGAAGAAGAGCAAGTGGACGAAGTCTGGGAAGATCTTAAGATGGACATTGGGCCGGCTGTGGGGTTGTGTGTGCACTATGTGCAGGCGTGTCCCGGTACTGAAGTCTGTAAGCTCGGTATCCGTGATTCTTTGGGGCTTGGTATGGAACTCGAAGAGATGTTTGTAGGTAAGGAACTGCCTGCCAAGCTCAAAGTTGGCGTATCTGGTTGCCCTATGTGCTGTGCTGAAAGCTATGTGCGTGATGTGGGGCTTATTGGAAAGCCCAAAGGGTGGACTATGGTTGTTGGGGGCAATGCTTCTGGCAGGCCTCGTATTGCGGATGTGCTGGCAGAAGAGTTAACCCGTCAAGAAGCTGTCGAGTTGGTAAAACGGTTTCTTGATTATTATCGTGATAACGCTGGGAAACGTAGTCGTTCTGCGCGTTTGTTGAATAAGGTCGGTATTGACGAAGTCAAGAAAGCCATATTATAG
- a CDS encoding 4Fe-4S binding protein, whose product MLSTRKMITIDEELCNGCGECVPSCEEGALAIVDGKARLVKEIYCDGLGACLGDCPTGALKVEVREAEDFNPEAVTEHLKAQGREVPDHMPSPESLRLDKPAGSPKPMGGCPGAAMHTMSPCEQANIPMASPAGGSALSHWPVQLRLVPPTAPFLKGADLLLTADCVPVAMPSYHSEYVAGRVVVLGCPKFDNQMEYVEKLADILTENDLKSITVLEMEVPCCSSMSVILREAVKRAGKKVDTVRLTVGRNGNVLETVPLEF is encoded by the coding sequence ATGTTGAGTACAAGAAAGATGATCACCATTGATGAGGAATTGTGCAACGGTTGTGGTGAATGTGTCCCGTCCTGTGAAGAGGGCGCATTGGCTATCGTTGATGGCAAGGCCCGATTGGTTAAGGAGATTTATTGCGATGGATTGGGCGCCTGTCTGGGCGATTGCCCAACTGGTGCGCTCAAAGTTGAAGTGCGTGAGGCTGAAGACTTCAACCCGGAAGCTGTTACGGAGCATTTGAAGGCACAAGGGCGTGAAGTGCCGGATCACATGCCTTCCCCGGAAAGCTTACGTCTGGATAAGCCTGCCGGTTCTCCCAAGCCTATGGGCGGTTGTCCCGGTGCGGCCATGCACACCATGTCACCCTGTGAGCAGGCCAATATCCCCATGGCGTCACCTGCTGGTGGCTCTGCATTGTCTCATTGGCCAGTACAGTTGCGTCTTGTGCCGCCGACTGCACCTTTTCTCAAAGGCGCAGACCTGCTTTTGACAGCAGACTGTGTGCCGGTGGCCATGCCGTCCTATCATAGTGAATATGTTGCCGGGCGTGTAGTTGTTTTGGGTTGTCCCAAATTTGATAATCAGATGGAGTACGTGGAAAAGTTGGCCGACATTTTGACTGAGAACGATTTGAAGTCCATCACGGTTTTGGAAATGGAAGTGCCGTGTTGCTCCTCTATGTCAGTAATTTTGCGTGAAGCCGTGAAGCGTGCCGGGAAAAAGGTCGATACTGTTCGACTGACAGTCGGTAGAAATGGTAACGTTCTGGAAACTGTTCCTTTGGAATTTTAG
- the recO gene encoding DNA repair protein RecO, giving the protein MSSTEKALVLKVGRFREADCWVKLLTPGRGVFNAFAFGGSRSRRRFVGCLDPLSLVLFTIGTNKTGTYTVLEEGSLLHNFPAIREDPARTGLAVNCIKFIEAVEIDPSDARPVYELLLETLHMLEKGGGSSDFTPWLFRAKLAFEMGFHPDFLSCGICGQSVVSLDGCHFGIEGGQVACRTCLSGGKPIEGLARPVSTGVLRALDWIQHSRPSDWLTVSMNNEVRRQASQLIELFVAYHLGLSWDNGMYKKV; this is encoded by the coding sequence ATGAGCTCCACTGAAAAAGCTCTAGTACTCAAAGTGGGGCGTTTTCGGGAAGCGGATTGTTGGGTCAAGCTTCTTACGCCCGGACGTGGTGTTTTTAATGCTTTTGCTTTTGGCGGGTCCCGCAGTCGTCGTCGATTTGTCGGGTGTCTTGATCCCTTGAGTCTTGTTTTATTTACGATTGGAACCAACAAGACCGGGACGTATACGGTTCTTGAAGAAGGTTCTCTGCTTCATAATTTCCCTGCAATTCGCGAAGATCCTGCCAGAACCGGCCTTGCCGTTAATTGTATCAAATTTATTGAAGCCGTGGAAATCGATCCGTCTGATGCACGTCCTGTGTATGAGCTTTTGCTGGAAACGCTTCATATGCTGGAAAAGGGTGGTGGAAGCAGCGATTTCACTCCGTGGTTGTTTCGTGCGAAATTAGCCTTTGAAATGGGCTTTCACCCGGATTTTCTTTCCTGTGGAATATGTGGCCAATCTGTTGTTTCTCTGGATGGTTGTCATTTCGGGATTGAAGGGGGGCAAGTGGCCTGCCGGACTTGTCTTTCAGGCGGGAAACCGATAGAGGGACTTGCTCGACCAGTTTCCACCGGGGTACTTCGTGCTCTTGATTGGATTCAACATAGTCGCCCTTCTGATTGGCTGACGGTATCCATGAATAACGAAGTCCGGCGGCAAGCAAGTCAATTGATCGAGCTTTTCGTTGCGTATCACCTGGGCCTGTCCTGGGATAATGGCATGTATAAAAAGGTATGA
- a CDS encoding 4Fe-4S binding protein, protein MKKFFWIIPLLALLLLAAHSLRQGDFGLMVSFVILAGFMFTRQAWVRWGVVAALLWGGFIWADATVNFISFRQAFDLPWKRLTAIMAGVIVFDGFALMIMLSQRAKEYFFVSQDKSVARGAIFVLTVLGLVLARTKALFPLLLADRYLPGWGWAEVFALGVYAQWIGGRMMQPRGHRSLRPCIWGLFSALFFLQLSLGLLGMEQMLMTGNLHLPVPALILGGPVFRGGGFFMLILFSVTIFLVGPAWCSHLCYIGAWDDAMSRLGPRPAHSDVLKRLSIVGRGVTLLLTVAAALILRSMGMPGTSAVLFAVFFGLVGVGIMAFVSRKAGMMTHCTTFCPMGLVANIMGKVSPWRIRIDSDCTKCGACYTRCRYNALDESRMELGHPALSCTLCGDCMSACAHKHIGYSFPGLSGENARTLFIVLIVTLHAIFLGVARM, encoded by the coding sequence GTGAAGAAGTTTTTTTGGATTATACCTTTGCTCGCCTTGCTTTTGTTGGCAGCCCATTCGCTCAGACAGGGTGACTTTGGTCTGATGGTTTCTTTCGTCATTTTGGCCGGGTTTATGTTTACCCGTCAGGCGTGGGTGCGCTGGGGTGTCGTTGCTGCTCTTTTGTGGGGTGGATTTATCTGGGCAGACGCCACTGTGAATTTTATCAGTTTTCGGCAGGCGTTTGATCTGCCATGGAAGCGACTGACCGCCATAATGGCGGGTGTTATCGTGTTTGACGGTTTTGCCTTGATGATCATGTTGAGTCAGCGCGCCAAGGAATATTTTTTTGTTTCTCAAGACAAGTCTGTAGCACGAGGGGCTATTTTCGTTTTGACGGTCCTCGGGTTGGTTCTGGCTCGAACCAAGGCTCTATTCCCTCTATTGTTGGCTGACCGTTATCTGCCCGGATGGGGATGGGCAGAGGTTTTTGCTTTGGGAGTGTATGCTCAGTGGATTGGTGGGCGTATGATGCAACCACGTGGACACCGTTCGCTTCGGCCTTGCATATGGGGATTGTTCTCAGCACTGTTTTTTCTGCAATTGAGCCTGGGACTGCTGGGCATGGAACAGATGCTCATGACCGGGAATCTTCATTTGCCGGTTCCGGCCTTGATTCTTGGTGGGCCTGTATTCAGAGGCGGTGGGTTCTTCATGCTTATCTTGTTCTCTGTCACGATCTTTTTGGTCGGTCCGGCGTGGTGTAGTCATCTTTGTTATATTGGTGCATGGGATGATGCCATGAGTCGCCTTGGTCCACGTCCTGCGCACAGTGATGTCCTGAAGCGTTTGAGCATTGTCGGACGTGGGGTGACCTTACTTCTGACAGTTGCTGCAGCATTAATTCTGCGGTCTATGGGAATGCCGGGCACTTCGGCCGTCTTATTCGCTGTTTTTTTCGGTCTGGTTGGTGTGGGAATAATGGCATTTGTTTCGCGTAAGGCTGGCATGATGACCCATTGTACCACGTTTTGTCCCATGGGACTGGTTGCTAACATTATGGGTAAAGTATCACCGTGGCGTATCCGTATTGATTCAGATTGTACCAAGTGTGGAGCCTGTTACACGAGGTGTCGCTACAATGCGCTGGATGAAAGCAGGATGGAATTGGGACATCCGGCTCTTTCCTGTACTCTTTGCGGCGATTGCATGTCCGCTTGTGCGCACAAGCATATAGGATATAGTTTTCCGGGGTTGTCCGGTGAGAATGCTAGAACACTGTTTATAGTTCTGATTGTCACCCTACACGCCATATTTCTTGGCGTGGCACGAATGTAA
- the rpsT gene encoding 30S ribosomal protein S20 — MANHKSALKRHRQSLKRRARNRISKTRIKNTVKAVRVAIEEKDVAKALEALKDATSILDRAARKKIIHQRQAQRRIARLQVAINKIAE, encoded by the coding sequence TTGGCTAATCACAAGTCCGCCTTGAAGAGGCACCGTCAGAGCTTGAAGCGTCGCGCCCGCAACCGCATTTCCAAGACCCGTATCAAGAACACCGTCAAGGCTGTTCGCGTGGCCATTGAGGAGAAGGATGTTGCAAAGGCACTGGAGGCCCTGAAGGACGCTACGTCCATTCTGGACAGAGCCGCCCGTAAAAAGATCATTCATCAGCGTCAGGCCCAGCGTCGTATTGCCCGCCTTCAGGTGGCAATCAACAAGATCGCAGAATAG
- the trkA gene encoding Trk system potassium transporter TrkA, translated as MRVIIIGAGEVGFHISQRLAVENKEVVVIDTSDEALRKIAESSDVQTIKGSGSSPKILEEAGVDKADIFLAVTDSDEINLLACSFANLLNPNVTKLARVRSEMYTDYKPLLTERGAKITKIINPDEEVVNSVLRLMSVPGAVEINEFANGKIRLIGVNLPEDSHLIGSKLYNLREKIGDDLGIVIAALVRDGELIIPSGLDVIEKDDLVYFVCDIRDQDEILRQLGIFAEPVRKVMIIGGGNIGFRLAKALDNKYYHTRLLENRQKRCEYLSEHLDRPIVLMGDSTDQEILREENIQDMDMVIAVTGDEETNILSCLLAKSLGAKSTVTRVNNFGYMPLIEPIGIDYVVCPRQSAINTLLHFIRRGKIISSVSIKGEAAEALEAVAQEDSPIVGKEVKDLKFPRGCLVLCFQRGDDVVIPRGDTVVEPNDRLIIISTRQNIPKVEKVLTTTVEFF; from the coding sequence TTGAGGGTTATCATCATTGGAGCCGGCGAGGTCGGATTTCATATCTCTCAGCGGTTGGCGGTAGAAAATAAAGAAGTCGTCGTTATTGACACAAGTGACGAGGCTTTGAGAAAAATCGCTGAATCTTCAGATGTGCAAACCATCAAGGGGTCGGGCAGTAGTCCGAAAATCCTTGAAGAAGCCGGTGTCGACAAAGCTGACATCTTTTTGGCTGTGACTGATTCTGATGAGATCAATCTCCTTGCCTGCTCTTTTGCGAATCTACTGAATCCAAATGTCACTAAACTTGCTCGTGTCCGTAGCGAAATGTATACTGATTACAAGCCCTTACTCACTGAGCGAGGAGCGAAGATCACCAAGATAATCAACCCAGACGAAGAGGTTGTGAATTCGGTGCTGCGCCTCATGAGTGTGCCGGGAGCCGTGGAGATTAATGAATTTGCCAATGGTAAAATTCGTTTGATCGGTGTCAATTTACCTGAAGACAGCCATCTTATCGGGAGCAAATTATATAATTTGCGAGAGAAGATTGGTGATGACCTCGGTATTGTTATCGCTGCATTGGTCAGGGATGGTGAATTGATTATTCCCAGTGGCCTCGATGTCATTGAGAAAGACGATCTCGTATATTTTGTTTGTGATATTCGTGACCAGGATGAAATTCTTCGACAACTCGGAATTTTCGCAGAACCTGTACGTAAAGTAATGATTATTGGCGGCGGCAACATTGGCTTCCGTTTAGCCAAAGCTCTGGATAACAAATACTATCACACCCGTTTGCTCGAAAATCGGCAAAAGCGGTGTGAATATCTCTCTGAGCATTTGGATCGTCCTATTGTTCTCATGGGGGATTCAACAGATCAGGAAATTCTTCGGGAAGAGAATATTCAAGATATGGATATGGTCATTGCCGTGACTGGTGATGAAGAGACTAATATTTTGTCTTGCCTTCTCGCCAAGAGCCTTGGTGCCAAGAGCACCGTTACTCGTGTGAATAATTTTGGATATATGCCTTTGATTGAGCCGATTGGTATCGATTATGTGGTCTGTCCTCGTCAGTCCGCCATCAATACATTGCTGCATTTTATTCGACGCGGAAAGATTATTTCTTCTGTATCCATCAAAGGAGAGGCTGCGGAAGCCCTTGAAGCTGTTGCGCAGGAAGATTCTCCTATTGTGGGTAAAGAGGTTAAAGACCTTAAATTCCCCAGAGGATGTCTTGTCTTGTGCTTTCAGCGTGGTGATGACGTTGTCATTCCACGCGGTGATACCGTGGTGGAACCCAATGACAGATTGATTATCATTTCTACCAGACAAAATATTCCCAAAGTGGAAAAAGTGTTGACTACGACGGTGGAGTTTTTCTAG
- the glyQ gene encoding glycine--tRNA ligase subunit alpha encodes MNFQDVILKLQNFWADYGCAVVQPMDIECGAGTFNPSTFFRVIGPEPWKTAYVEPSRRPTDGRYGENPNRLQHYYQFQVVLKPSPDNIQELYLESLAAIGIDAAAHDIRFVEDDWESPTLGAWGLGWEVWLNGMEVTQFTYFQQVGGIDLKPVSVEITYGLERLSMYLQEKESVYDLMWNNEIKYGHIFHQNEVEMSKYNFELANTDMLFDLFNKFEAECLMLCEEGLPWPAYDCCLKCSHSFNMLDARSAISITERASYIGRVRNLASKIARLYADQREEMGYPMLNK; translated from the coding sequence ATGAATTTTCAGGATGTTATACTGAAATTGCAGAATTTTTGGGCAGACTATGGCTGTGCCGTTGTCCAGCCCATGGACATTGAATGTGGGGCAGGGACGTTCAACCCCTCCACATTTTTCCGTGTCATCGGCCCTGAGCCATGGAAAACCGCGTATGTTGAACCTTCCCGCCGTCCCACCGACGGTCGGTATGGTGAAAATCCCAACCGGTTACAGCATTACTATCAGTTTCAGGTCGTCCTGAAACCATCTCCTGACAATATTCAGGAGTTGTATCTGGAAAGTCTTGCAGCCATCGGAATTGACGCTGCGGCCCACGACATTCGTTTTGTCGAAGATGATTGGGAATCACCGACTCTTGGCGCATGGGGTCTTGGGTGGGAAGTTTGGCTCAACGGCATGGAAGTGACGCAGTTTACCTATTTTCAACAGGTCGGTGGTATTGATCTCAAACCCGTATCAGTGGAAATTACATACGGCCTTGAGCGTCTTTCCATGTATTTGCAGGAGAAGGAGTCTGTGTACGATCTCATGTGGAATAATGAGATTAAATACGGACATATTTTCCATCAGAATGAAGTCGAGATGTCCAAGTACAATTTTGAGCTGGCGAATACGGACATGTTGTTCGATCTTTTCAACAAGTTTGAGGCCGAATGTCTCATGCTTTGTGAAGAAGGACTGCCTTGGCCTGCGTATGACTGCTGTCTTAAGTGCTCTCACTCGTTCAATATGCTGGATGCCCGAAGTGCGATTTCCATTACGGAACGCGCCTCTTATATTGGTCGCGTACGTAATTTGGCTTCAAAAATTGCCAGGCTTTATGCGGACCAACGGGAAGAAATGGGCTATCCCATGCTTAATAAGTAG
- a CDS encoding nitrite reductase: MKEYIKELPMRAVKPRGDGSFTVVPQMSQGQVSAKQLAAIQSVVEEHGLPGIRVTAGQRIMIDGVSADILKDVVEKVGPVGDVFKHKVQSCLGTTGCRLAMQDSMGLAARMEEFLKDYSLPTKLKSSVSGCSMCCAESMIRDIGLIGRKTGWTVSFGGNGGKCVRQGDVLVQNVTEVEAFEIVGKALDFYAENAKVKERTARFAERVGVDAIKKVIFGE, from the coding sequence ATGAAAGAATATATAAAAGAACTTCCAATGCGAGCCGTCAAGCCCCGAGGTGACGGCTCGTTTACCGTGGTGCCTCAGATGAGTCAGGGGCAGGTCTCTGCCAAGCAGTTGGCAGCCATTCAGAGTGTTGTGGAAGAACACGGGTTGCCGGGAATTCGTGTTACGGCAGGACAGCGTATTATGATCGATGGCGTGTCCGCAGATATCTTGAAGGATGTCGTGGAAAAGGTGGGGCCGGTCGGTGATGTCTTCAAACATAAGGTCCAATCTTGTTTGGGCACGACCGGGTGCAGGCTTGCAATGCAGGATTCCATGGGATTGGCAGCAAGGATGGAGGAGTTTTTGAAGGATTACTCTTTGCCTACCAAGCTCAAGTCCAGTGTCTCCGGCTGTTCCATGTGCTGCGCGGAGTCCATGATTCGCGATATTGGATTGATTGGGCGTAAGACGGGCTGGACCGTTTCATTTGGTGGAAATGGGGGGAAATGTGTTCGTCAGGGAGATGTCCTCGTGCAGAATGTTACCGAAGTCGAAGCCTTTGAGATTGTCGGAAAGGCTCTTGATTTTTATGCGGAAAACGCCAAGGTTAAAGAACGCACTGCGCGATTTGCAGAGCGTGTCGGTGTGGACGCGATTAAAAAAGTAATTTTTGGCGAATAA